Proteins encoded within one genomic window of Pieris rapae chromosome 1, ilPieRapa1.1, whole genome shotgun sequence:
- the LOC110997466 gene encoding uncharacterized protein LOC110997466, producing MIYKWWHSFIRKRTKPIPEDYAVLWKKRLSLLYGFLAWNAFGLVVYSIYQGKSDWAHYYGLKSDEDKNMSPGHSWANTLGIKNAKVIRISGLSKVDEYDIVDGKEVRSNKSNN from the exons ATGATTTATAAATGGTGGCAttcatttataagaaaaagaacAAAACCTATTCCTGAGGATTAtgcagtcctatggaaaaaacgACTGAGCTTACTATACGGATTTCTTGCTTGGAATGCATTTGGTTTGGTAGTTTATTCCATTTATCAAGGCAAATCAGACTGGGCTCATTATTACGGATTAAAATCCGACGAAGACAAAAACATGTCTCCTG GCCATTCTTGGGCAAATACCCTAGGCATTAAAAATGCCAAAGTAATAAGAATTTCTGGATTATCAAAAGTGGATGAATATGATATTGTTGATGGAAAAGAAGTTAGATCTAACAAgagcaataattaa
- the LOC110997478 gene encoding polyglutamine-binding protein 1, with translation MPLPPALAARLAKRGILSANKTDQQPVHASEEIIAEDYDNKPEESSLKENYWEGIEGVNVDPIKGHKGCPNKSNIYHECSKFCVKTWKQGKVTPSENYLENKRKLLEVWPLPVGWEEIYDEGTGYYYFWNLHNNLVSWLPPSHPRAFPSESAAHLREERLLKEGDESDDSSDTSDQEVPQKVKKERKINRKEQERNIVHHRDKKKHRVKDNDLDPMDPAAYSDIPRGNWTAGLDAHAKTGVDSTASGCLYQMRPYPAPGAILAANSQKSLPSPPYN, from the coding sequence ATGCCGTTACCACCCGCTTTAGCAGCTCGTCTCGCTAAACGTGGAATTTTAAGTGCAAATAAGACTGATCAACAGCCAGTACATGCTAGTGAAGAGATCATAGCAGAAGATTATGATAACAAACCGGAAGAGTCATCGCTAAAAGAAAACTACTGGGAAGGCATTGAAGGCGTTAACGTTGATCCAATTAAAGGGCACAAAGGTTGTCCCAATAAGAGTAATATTTACCATGAATGTTCAAAGTTCTGTGTTAAAACCTGGAAACAAGGTAAAGTTACTCcaagtgaaaattatttagaaaacaagCGTAAACTCTTAGAAGTGTGGCCTTTGCCAGTAGGCTGGGAGGAAATTTATGATGAAGGAACGGGATATTACTATTTCTggaatttacataataatttggtGTCATGGTTACCACCTTCTCATCCTCGCGCTTTTCCCAGTGAGAGTGCAGCCCATTTAAGAGAAGAAAGATTGTTAAAAGAAGGTGATGAAAGTGATGACAGCAGTGACACATCAGATCAAGAAGTGCCACAAAAAGTTAAAAAGGAAAGAAAGATTAATAGAAAAGAGCAGGAACGCAATATTGTTCATCATAGAGATAAGAAAAAACATAGAGTTAAAGATAATGATTTGGATCCAATGGATCCTGCGGCTTACTCTGACATCCCCCGTGGGAACTGGACTGCTGGATTGGATGCTCATGCTAAGACTGGAGTTGACTCCACAGCTTCTGGTTGTTTGTATCAAATGCGGCCCTACCCAGCACCTGGTGCTATACTTGCTGCAAATTCCCAAAAAAGTTTACCTTCCCCACCTTACAATTAA
- the LOC110997433 gene encoding rap guanine nucleotide exchange factor 2 codes for MLRGGRGGRHSPELYPHTLKCSNASDTSSAYSGSDTMTSVHSSLDMDMEVDLSGLLESIVDSDEEEDLEETMDSLTVRDPVRECLEKDPSERTDEDIEILLEFTQHLKAFTNMTLTVRRALCAVMVFAVVEKAETIVMQDGEEHDSWSVLINGHVGIEHQNGEVEYLNVGDSFGMAEATLERLYHRGVMTTRCNDCQFVCVTQTDYYRILHQGEENIKRHENENGVVVLVTEYRGAAGESGHQDGHVVIRGTPEHLMLQLIEDNSRDSTYVEDFLLTHRTFIENHLVVAKQLLAWFSEPSVRDKVTRVVLYWVNNHFTDFETDPNMMEFLENFELALEHEKMESQLRLLNIACSAKARTRSVTLSRPTRDEPLNFTILGGYERGYGIFVLKVEKHSKAEEVGLKRGDQILEVNSQSFQHVSHAKAMEIITGSTHLSITVKSNFLAFKQMLLMPENSPRQRGGTNMVRWQTDPRARLSTAELLSDDPITLTPIFQSPIKKSQQEINVKKEPQKGFMTLGPKRLHKALMKMNILPKNTIADGIHNDDSILSNTDALNKANTSTSFYSSHSNPDLISICYDDYQSSDYPEHVLKVYRADQTCKYLPAHKETTAREVVMLALREFGITEPSSNFSLCEVSVAQGGIIKQHRLPDQLQNLAERIGLSSRYYLKTNGISETLVPDEMAPELLRESVVHFLQLNAVEVAVQLTLQDFYIFRQIESTEYVDDLFELKSRYGTPMLSQFAGLVNKEMFWVVTEVVNEQNLVRRSRIIKQFIKVARHCKECKNYNSMFAIISGLGHGAVSRLRMTWDKLPTKYIKLFTDLQSFMDPSRNMSKYRQLITAEQGRSPVIPFYPVVRKDLTFIHLGNDTKVEGMVNFEKLRMIAKEVKTLTNMCSAPYDLLTLLESGKQPPSNAMVALNQLTTGVQQGQVTVKRRKKSSNVPNPKKMFEEAQMVRRVKAYLNRMHVETDEERLHALSLECEGSGPAPSMPRRRHPSPSLSTTSSASSASESKKGFAGNKFGAASPQAVRKLLALSEPAKTRPHQPRPPPPPGPSPCSHRRDGTVPGICCSRAAHERSHSDTPTPLPVDLSAESSSVTSLVNLPLRKTGSATSSDSGHGSCTTANCVRPIPPPRMPYTLAAQVARIDRLNRAHSHEGVTRSYDYYHDAPDDEDDDQQVSAV; via the coding sequence ATGTTGAGAGGTGGGCGTGGTGGCCGCCACAGTCCAGAGCTGTATCCCCATACTCTAAAGTGTTCCAACGCAAGTGACACCAGTTCAGCGTATAGTGGTAGTGACACAATGACATCTGTTCATAGCTCCTTAGACATGGATATGGAGGTAGATCTGTCTGGCCTTCTCGAGTCTATAGTGGATTCTGATGAGGAAGAAGATTTAGAAGAAACTATGGACAGCCTCACTGTTCGTGATCCAGTCCGAGAATGTCTGGAAAAAGATCCCAGTGAAAGAACAGACGAAGATATTGAGATTCTATTAGAATTCACTCAacatttaaaagcatttaCAAATATGACACTTACTGTACGAAGAGCATTATGTGCTGTAATGGTATTTGCAGTTGTAGAGAAGGCAGAGACCATTGTAATGCAAGATGGAGAGGAACATGACTCCTGGTCAGTATTAATTAATGGGCATGTCGGTATTGAACATCAAAATGGAGAAGTTGAATATCTGAATGTTGGTGACAGTTTTGGGATGGCGGAGGCTACCCTTGAAAGGCTGTACCATCGGGGTGTTATGACAACTAGATGCAATGATTGCCAATTTGTGTGTGTTACTCAAACGGACTACTACCGAATTTTACATCAGGGAGAAGAAAACATAAAACGTCACGAAAACGAAAATGGAGTTGTGGTTTTGGTTACAGAGTACAGGGGTGCTGCAGGTGAATCTGGTCATCAAGATGGACATGTAGTTATTAGGGGAACCCCTGAACATTTGATGCTACAACTTATTGAAGATAATTCACGTGACTCAACATATGTAGAAGATTTTCTATTGACTCACAGAACATTCATTGAAAATCATTTAGTGGTTGCCAAGCAATTACTTGCCTGGTTCTCAGAACCATCTGTACGTGATAAGGTGACAAGGGTAGTGCTGTATTGGGTGAACAACCATTTTACCGATTTTGAAACTGATCCAAATATGATGGAATTCCTTGAGAATTTTGAATTGGCTTTGGAGCATGAGAAAATGGAAAGCCAACTGAGACTGTTAAACATAGCTTGTTCTGCTAAAGCCAGAACTAGAAGTGTTACTTTGTCACGCCCCACAAGAGATGAGCCACtgaattttactattttaggTGGATATGAAAGGGGTTAtggtatatttgtattaaaagttGAAAAACATTCGAAGGCAGAGGAAGTGGGCTTGAAAAGAGGTGATCAGATACTGGAAGTTAACAGTCAATCTTTTCAACATGTGAGTCATGCAAAAGCCATGGAAATAATTACAGGATCCACACATCTAAGTATAACtgtaaaaagtaatttcttaGCTTTTAAGCAAATGTTACTCATGCCAGAAAATTCCCCTAGACAGAGGGGAGGTACAAATATGGTCAGGTGGCAAACAGATCCTAGAGCAAGACTTTCAACAGCAGAATTACTTAGTGATGATCCCATTACCCTGACTCCAATTTTCCAATCTCCAATAAAGAAATCACAACAAGaaataaatgtgaaaaaagAACCACAAAAAGGATTTATGACACTGGGTCCAAAACGACTTCATAAGGctttaatgaaaatgaataTTCTGCCAAAAAATACCATTGCTGATGGAATTCATAATGATGACAGCATACTTTCCAATACAGATGCTTTAAACAAAGCCAACACAAGCACTTCATTTTATAGTTCACACAGTAATCCAGACCTGATTTCAATTTGTTATGATGATTATCAGTCATCTGATTACCCTGAACATGTGCTTAAGGTGTATAGAGCTGATCaaacttgtaaatatttaccaGCTCATAAAGAAACTACTGCCAGAGAAGTAGTAATGCTTGCCTTGCGAGAATTTGGTATTACAGAGCCAAGTTCAAATTTCTCCTTGTGTGAAGTTTCTGTTGCACAAGGAGGAATAATTAAACAACATAGGCTACCTGATCAGTTACAAAACCTTGCAGAAAGAATTGGATTAAGCTCtagatattatttgaaaacaaatgGTATTAGTGAAACTTTGGTACCTGATGAAATGGCTCCGGAACTACTCAGAGAGAGTGTTGTACATTTCTTGCAACTGAATGCAGTGGAAGTCGCTGTCCAGTTGACATTACAAGATTTCTACATATTTAGACAAATCGAGAGTACTGAGTATGTGGATGATTTGTTTGAACTAAAAAGTAGATATGGTACACCCATGCTATCACAATTTGCTGGTTtggtaaataaagaaatgttttgGGTTGTAACAGAGGTGGTCAATGAGCAAAATCTTGTTAGAAGGTCTAGaatcataaaacaatttataaaagttgCAAGGCACTGCAAAGAGTGTAAAAACTACAATTCTATGTTTGCTATAATTTCAGGATTAGGTCATGGTGCAGTATCTAGACTTAGAATGACCTGGGACAAATTAcctacaaaatacattaaactgTTTACAGATTTACAATCATTTATGGACCCCTCTAGGAATATGTCCAAGTACAGACAATTAATTACAGCTGAACAAGGCAGATCACCTGTCATTCCCTTTTACCCTGTAGTCAGAAAAGATCTGACATTTATTCACCTTGGAAATGATACGAAAGTGGAAGGTATggtaaattttgaaaaattacgcATGATAGCCAAAGAGGTAAAGACACTCACAAATATGTGTAGTGCTCCATACGACTTGCTAACTTTACTGGAATCTGGTAAACAACCTCCTTCCAATGCTATGGTGGCATTGAATCAGTTGACAACTGGAGTTCAACAAGGCCAAGTCACagtaaaaagaagaaagaagtcCTCGAATGTGCCAAATCCAAAAAAGATGTTCGAGGAAGCGCAAATGGTTCGCCGGGTCAAAGCTTACTTAAATCGCATGCATGTGGAAACTGACGAAGAAAGACTTCACGCTCTGTCTTTAGAATGTGAAGGTTCGGGTCCGGCACCTTCGATGCCACGCCGTCGACATCCATCACCATCTCTTTCTACTACGAGCAGTGCATCGTCGGCCAGTGAAAGTAAAAAAGGCTTCGCAGGAAATAAATTTGGAGCAGCTTCACCTCAAGCCGTGAGAAAGTTATTGGCTCTATCCGAACCTGCCAAAACCCGTCCACACCAGCCGAGACCTCCTCCACCCCCCGGACCTTCCCCGTGCTCCCATAGAAGAGACGGAACCGTGCCGGGCATTTGTTGTTCCCGCGCCGCACACGAGAGATCACACTCGGACACGCCTACGCCGCTGCCAGTAGATTTATCGGCGGAAAGTAGCAGTGTGACGTCATTAGTAAACTTGCCATTAAGAAAAACGGGATCGGCCACTTCGAGCGACAGCGGGCACGGCTCCTGCACAACGGCGAACTGTGTTCGGCCGATTCCTCCTCCGCGAATGCCTTACACGCTCGCCGCTCAAGTGGCCCGCATCGATCGTCTCAACCGTGCTCATTCGCACGAAGGTGTTACTCGTTCTTACGATTACTATCACGACGCGCCAGATGACGAAGACGACGATCAGCAAGTTTCTGCAGTGTAA
- the LOC110997465 gene encoding protein salvador homolog 1: protein MISRKGQKTINEGVVGKYIKKDTPPDLPIINVWTTGNNCRRPRSQPFSTNDSSQSIENKFGKAQTISGHAGKYTPSESSPNLTHRYANMSTGSEVVGGASNYNSQLYLDPTLASHSTLNDIDDSFSRQSSYRYYKQTQEDPIYQNQQQVQQQKQQQYSSRETSMQRISSNLSLASRHHPPSPHSMRLHATESYNATNQGSPIYTNYVNASPLPYHNKSHGGNLISSSQASDECELPLPPGWSADRTLRGRRYYMDHNTQTTHWTHPLESVPRPWQRVSTPQHGVYYFNEITQQTTYAHPCLVGGCYLVSPLVPTLVPPYLLEEIPHWLVVYSKADQELDHKLHWNMFRLSELDCYSDMLTRLYKQELQLIVMKYEQYRSALLQEFERRRRAKSYSIHSK from the exons aTGATATCACGGAAAGGTCAGAAAACGATTAACGAAGGTGTCGTTGGTAAATATATCAAGAAGGATACTCCGCCAGACTTACCAA ttATCAATGTATGGACTACTGGTAACAACTGTAGAAGACCTCGCAGTCAACCCTTTAGTACTAATGATAGCAGTCAAAGTATTGAAAATAAGTTTGGTAAAGCGCAAACTATAAGTGGCCATGCTGGGAAATATACACCCAGTGAATCATCTCCAAACTTAACACACAG GTATGCTAATATGTCTACAGGAAGTGAAGTTGTAGGTGGTGCCAGCAATTATAATTCCCAACTTTATTTAGATCCTACTTTG GCTTCACATTCAACACTAAATGATATTGATGATTCATTTAGCCGTCAGAGCAGTTACAGATATTACAAGCAAACTCAGGAGGATCCTATATATCAGAATCAACAACAA GTTCAACAACAAAAACAGCAACAGTATTCATCAAGAGAGACAAGCATGCAAAGAATATCATCAAATTTGAGTCTGGCTTCTAGACATCATCCACCATCACCACACTCTATGAGACTTCATGCTACTGAGT CGTATAATGCAACAAATCAAGGATCTCCAATATATACAAACTATGTTAATGCTTCACCACTACCATATCATAACAAAAGTCATGGTGGTAATTTGATTTCATCCAGTCAAG CATCAGACGAGTGTGAACTACCTTTGCCACCTGGATGGTCTGCAGACAGGACACTCCGAGGCCGACGTTATTATATGGATCACAATACTCAAACAACACATTGGACACATCCATTAGAAAGTGTGCCTCGACCTTGGCAACGTGTTTCAACCCCACAACATGGAGTTTACTATTTTAA TGAAATCACACAGCAGACTACATATGCACATCCATGTTTAGTGGGAGGCTGCTATTTAGTAAGCCCACTAGTCCCTACTCTGGTACCACCATATCTTTTAGAAGAGATACCTCACTGGCTTGTTGTTTATTCAAAAG CTGATCAAGAGTTGGATCATAAACTGCATTGGAACATGTTTAGACTGAGTGAATTAGATTGCTATTCAGATATGTTGACACGTCTTTACAAACAAGAATTGCAgttgattgtaatgaaatatgaacagtaTAG gTCTGCATTGTTGCAAGAATTTGAGAGAAGAAGACGAGCTAAATCATACAGTATACATTCtaaatga
- the LOC110997472 gene encoding MATH and LRR domain-containing protein PFE0570w-like, which yields MLLKFLSAVKTLRITGIKPLKAKSERINALRKQYDAFLEEDRKRKGRNDYIMGWLDKFQTSSTVSSVRFQERATSCHHIRLLQRPEYEEKKQNILCSPNIKHPFAENFEEAAILKAVSQKYILIPKISSENYNNPNVYNEKAFSTIENDSDWKHKYNILDELKEDQKSSQHTEYMAKDDTYHDLPTKDVLLTNQNSSFDLNKESQPVEDILCNENIKKLPTSETHLKQDNEYKLHEKNGLDKINNVTNPNEFNIECDPNEKILVSDCLDKIVYSEISNMPETQIAPLNDYEIRKSDSKTNNRDESLKDNNDNKSTALYVTKSDYNTMNNELISQNAQPNFNNATQDYNSSSIDLSDRKEVTDCNNLPMNQQIESSKDIHNENMNIEEHSSDVSELRKIPNPSPEIEVMTPQTIESNVEDQSQIQEFETEQKDLFYPEDQNVNYSYNEVQVASDIYKNNEQYSYYEATKEDPNQYVTDVNEHEESTEQYDPHYQEQFSTYQDNPIQTPYTTEDYSQNEGVDYQQQQFYENYGQQQADTILDTQQQLHENAVYEENPGNIENIYIQDYAQETLSQNEVLENVVERQLNIEDGLSGGDEAVVANINEKNASQEKLSTDLNVA from the exons ATGTTACTAAAGTTTTTAAGTGCTGTAAAGACACTAAGGATTACGGGTATTAAACCGTTAAA GGCTAAATCAGAACGTATAAATGcattaagaaaacaatatgATGCATTCCTCGAAGAAGATAGAAAACGCAAGGGTCGTAATGATTACATAATGGGATGGCTGGATAAATTCCAGACATCCTCAACAGTTTCGTCAGTACGGTTCCag gaACGTGCAACCAGTTGTCACCACATACGACTTCTTCAGCGACCCgaatatgaagaaaaaaaacaaaatattttatgctcACCAAATATCAAGCATCCTTTTGCAGAAAACTTTGAAGAGGCTGCAATACTAAAAGCAGTGAGCCAAAAGTACATATTGATACCTAAAATTTCATcagaaaattataacaatccCAACGTATACAATGAAAAAGCGTTTTCAACGATAGAGAATGACTCTGACtggaaacataaatataacatattagaTGAATTAAAAGAAGACCAAAAATCTAGCCAGCATACAGAATACATGGCTAAAGATGATACTTACCATGATTTACCAACGAAAGACGTGTTGCTTACTAATCAAAATTCTtcatttgatttgaataagGAAAGTCAACCAGTTGAAGATATTTTAtgcaatgaaaatataaagaagCTGCCTACAAGtgaaacacatttaaaacaagataatgaatataaattgcatgaaaaaaatggtttggataaaataaacaacgtTACAAATCCAAATGAATTTAACATAGAATGTGAtccaaatgaaaaaatattagtcaGCGATTGTTTAGATAAAATTGTCTATAGTGAAATATCGAATATGCCAGAAACTCAGATTGCACCACTAAATGACTACGAGATAAGAAAGTCAGATAGTAAAACCAATAATCGTGATGAATCTCTAAAggataataacgataacaagtCTACAGCATTATATGTCACAAAATCTGACTACAATACCATGAACAATGAATTGATATCACAAAACGCTCAACCAAATTTCAATAATGCAACACAAGATTACAACTCGTCGTCTATTGACTTATCAGATAGAAAAGAAGTAACAGACTGCAATAATTTACCTATGAATCAACAAATTGAAAGTAGTAAGGATATACATAACGAAAACATGAATATCGAGGAACATTCTTCAGATGTAAGTGAATTGAGAAAAATTCCTAACCCTTCACCTGAAATCGAAGTTATGACCCCTCAAACTATTGAAAGCAATGTGGAGGACCAATCTCAGATACAGGAATTTGAAACTGAACAAAAAGACTTATTTTATCCCGAAGaccaaaatgtaaattattcttaCAATGAAGTGCAGGTTGCAAgtgatatttacaaaaacaatgaacaatattcatattatgaGGCTACTAAAGAAGATCCAAATCAATATGTTACCGACGTTAATGAACACGAAGAGTCAACTGAACAGTACGATCCCCATTACCAAGAACAATTCAGTACATATCAAGACAATCCAATACAAACTCCATATACTACTGAAGACTATTCCCAAAATGAAGGGGTAGATTATCAACAACAGCAATTCTACGAAAATTATGGTCAGCAACAAGCAGATACTATTTTGGACACTCAACAGCAACTTCATGAAAATGCGGTATATGAAGAAAATCCaggaaatatagaaaatatttatattcaagatTATGCTCAGGAAACATTGTCACAGAACGAAGTATTGGAGAATGTTGTAGAACGGCAACTTAATATAGAAGACGGTCTGTCTGGTGGTGACGAAGCGGTAGTagcaaatataaatgaaaaaaatgctTCTCAAGAAAAGCTTAGCACTGATTTGAATGTTGCATAA
- the LOC110997434 gene encoding diphthine methyl ester synthase translates to MFYLIGLGLGNAKDITVKGLEIVKKCDKVLLEGYTSILTVGHNVLEEFYGRPIIIADRELCESHIDGFLMEARENDIALLVVGDPLGATTHTDMLLRAKQLGVRTEIIHNASIMNAVSCCGLQLYNFGETISIPYWTETWKPDSFYEKIIGNYSRNLHTLCLLDIKVKEPTEESLTKKVRQYMKPKFMTVSEASTQLLHIIKEKQTSGLTEDTLAVGLSRVGAQDQRISVLSLKEMQNHELGPPLHSLVIPSPNLHPLELDYLAQFR, encoded by the exons atgttttatttaattggacTTGGCCTAGGTAATGCTAAAGACATAACAGTAAAAGGGctagaaattgtaaaaaaatgtgacaAAGTACTTTTAGAGGGATACACATCAATATTAACTGTAGGTCACAATGTTTTG gAAGAGTTTTATGGAAGACCTATCATAATTGCTGACCGTGAACTTTGTGAAAGTCACATTGATGGATTTTTAATGGAAGCCCGGGAAAATGACATAGCTCTTCTTGTGGTTGGTGATCCTTTAGGAGCTACAACTCATACAGATATGTTACTACGTGCCAAACAGCTAGGTGTTAGAACTgag ATCATACATAATGCATCTATAATGAATGCTGTTAGCTGTTGTGgcttacaattatataattttggcGAAACTATTTCAATACCTTACTGGACTGAAACATGGAAACCAGACagcttttatgaaaaaattatcGGGAATTATTCGAGAAATTTACACACTTTATGTCTATTAG ATATAAAAGTTAAAGAGCCAACTGAAGAGTCACTAACAAAAAAAGTAAGGCAATACATGAAACCTAAGTTCATGACCGTTAGTGAGGCATCAACACagcttttacatataattaaggaGAAGCAAACTTCAG GGTTGACCGAGGATACATTAGCCGTGGGTCTCTCTAGAGTTGGTGCACAAGATCAAAGAATAAGTGTGCTGAGTTTGAAAGAGATGCAAAACCATGAGTTAGGACCCCCTCTACACAGCTTAGTGATTCCAAGTCCAAATCTACATCCACTTGAATTAGATTATTTAGCTCAATTtcgataa